One stretch of Caldinitratiruptor microaerophilus DNA includes these proteins:
- the glyQ gene encoding glycine--tRNA ligase subunit alpha — MTLQEIILALHRFWADRGCLIAEPYDVEKGAGTMNPHTFFRALGPEPWAAAYVEPSRRPADGRYGENPNRLYQHHQYQVLIKPSPDDIQEQYLDSLKALGIDPKEHDIRFVEDNWEAPTLGAWGLGWEVWLDGMEITQFTYFQQFGGFDCRPVSVEITYGLERLASYIQGVDNVFDVLYAPGITYADVFRVAEFEHSAYSFEGSDPALLFDLFARYEAEARRVLEAGLVLPAFDYVLKCSHTFNQLEARGVISVSERAGYIGRVRTLARACARAYLAQRERLGHPLLKPVTERRYGAELVRSLRSPATAPGQTAQDPQAVPAALGRGGEA, encoded by the coding sequence GTGACCTTGCAGGAGATCATCCTCGCCCTGCACCGGTTCTGGGCCGACCGGGGCTGCCTGATCGCCGAGCCCTATGACGTGGAGAAGGGTGCCGGCACCATGAACCCGCACACCTTCTTCCGGGCGCTGGGCCCCGAGCCCTGGGCGGCCGCGTACGTCGAGCCGTCCCGGCGCCCCGCCGACGGCCGCTACGGGGAGAACCCGAACCGGCTGTACCAGCACCACCAGTACCAGGTGCTCATCAAGCCCTCGCCGGACGACATCCAGGAGCAGTACCTGGACAGCCTGAAGGCGCTGGGGATCGACCCGAAGGAGCACGACATCCGCTTCGTCGAGGACAACTGGGAGGCCCCGACGCTCGGCGCGTGGGGCCTGGGCTGGGAAGTGTGGCTCGACGGGATGGAGATCACCCAGTTCACCTACTTCCAGCAGTTCGGCGGCTTCGACTGCCGGCCGGTGTCCGTCGAGATCACCTACGGGCTGGAGCGCCTGGCCTCGTACATCCAGGGCGTGGACAACGTCTTCGACGTCCTGTACGCCCCCGGCATCACCTACGCCGACGTGTTCCGGGTCGCCGAGTTCGAGCACTCCGCGTACAGCTTCGAGGGGTCGGACCCCGCCCTGCTGTTCGACCTCTTCGCCCGGTACGAGGCCGAGGCCCGGCGGGTGCTGGAGGCGGGGCTCGTGCTGCCGGCGTTCGACTACGTGCTGAAGTGCTCGCACACGTTCAACCAGCTCGAGGCCCGCGGGGTCATCTCGGTGAGCGAGCGGGCGGGGTACATCGGGCGCGTGCGGACGCTCGCGCGCGCCTGCGCCCGGGCGTACCTGGCCCAGCGGGAGCGGCTCGGCCACCCGCTCCTGAAGCCCGTGACCGAGCGCCGCTACGGCGCGGAGCTCGTGCGCTCCCTGCGGTCCCCGGCCACCGCCCCCGGCCAGACCGCCCAGGACCCGCAGGCCGTGCCGGCCGCCCTTGGGCGGGGAGGTGAGGCGTGA
- a CDS encoding thioredoxin domain-containing protein → MSTAGRKPNRLIHEASPYLQQHAYNPVDWYPWGKEALARARAEDKPILLSIGYSACHWCHVMERESFEDEDIARLMNEHFVNIKVDREERPDLDHLYQTVCQLVTRQGGWPLTVFLTPDLRPFYVGTYFPPEDRYGRPGFPRILRAVARAYREQRDQVEQVAREWTEALRTMHAPPAPDGRAPDAPWAALVEKGAREIAAQVDRRHGGFGGAPKFPQTPNLELLLRMSQRPGGEGYLDLVTLTLRKMAEGGIYDQLGGGFHRYSVDARWAVPHFEKMLYDNALLVPVYLAAWQLTADPLHARVVRETLAYVAREMTHPGGGFYSTQDADSEGEEGRYYVWTPEEIQAVLGEDDGELLCRHLGVTPGGNFEHGRTVLHVAKGAGALAAEVGLSPEEVTGRLESGKARLLAARERRVPPHRDEKVLTGWNGLMIRALAQAARTLGDPSYAGAARRAADFVLGTLTAPDGSLLRRYRDGHGADIPGTLEDHAFLAEGLLELYQATFAHEYLEAAVRLAHAMLDRFWEPGAGFFLTGPGAGDLIDRPREFTDGATPSPASVATRVLLRLYPYTGDERFRQVAEQNLRLHRVAMERIPAGMASLLAALDLFLSGAVEVTVVAPPGDPTAAEWLRRIGQLYLPDLVLERMAPGEPDDRPLRQGKSAKGGRATLYVCRNFTCSPPATAWAEAERWLLARP, encoded by the coding sequence ATGAGCACTGCCGGCCGCAAGCCCAACCGCCTCATCCACGAGGCTTCTCCATACCTCCAGCAGCACGCCTACAACCCCGTGGACTGGTATCCGTGGGGAAAGGAGGCCCTGGCCAGGGCCAGGGCGGAGGACAAGCCGATCCTCCTCAGCATCGGCTACAGCGCCTGCCACTGGTGCCACGTCATGGAGCGGGAGAGCTTCGAGGACGAGGACATCGCCCGCCTCATGAACGAGCACTTCGTCAACATCAAGGTGGATCGGGAGGAGCGCCCCGACCTCGACCACCTCTACCAGACGGTGTGCCAGCTCGTCACCCGGCAGGGGGGCTGGCCCCTCACCGTATTCTTGACGCCGGACCTGAGACCGTTTTACGTCGGAACGTACTTCCCCCCGGAGGACCGCTACGGCCGGCCGGGTTTTCCCCGCATCCTCCGGGCGGTCGCCCGCGCGTACCGGGAGCAGCGGGACCAGGTCGAGCAGGTGGCCCGGGAGTGGACCGAGGCGCTCCGGACGATGCACGCCCCGCCGGCGCCGGACGGCCGGGCTCCGGACGCGCCCTGGGCCGCGCTGGTCGAGAAGGGCGCCCGGGAGATCGCCGCCCAGGTCGACCGCCGCCACGGCGGCTTTGGCGGCGCGCCGAAGTTCCCCCAGACGCCGAACCTCGAGCTCCTCCTGCGGATGAGCCAGCGCCCCGGGGGCGAGGGCTACCTGGATCTGGTCACCCTGACCCTCCGCAAGATGGCCGAGGGGGGGATCTACGACCAGCTGGGCGGGGGCTTCCACCGGTACTCGGTGGACGCCCGCTGGGCCGTGCCCCACTTCGAGAAGATGCTCTACGACAACGCCCTCCTGGTGCCGGTCTACCTGGCGGCGTGGCAGCTGACGGCGGACCCCCTCCACGCGCGCGTCGTCCGGGAGACGCTGGCCTACGTCGCCCGGGAGATGACCCACCCCGGCGGCGGGTTCTACAGCACCCAGGACGCCGACTCGGAGGGCGAGGAGGGCCGCTACTACGTCTGGACGCCGGAGGAGATCCAGGCGGTGCTGGGGGAGGACGACGGCGAGCTCCTCTGCCGTCACCTGGGCGTGACGCCGGGGGGGAACTTCGAGCACGGCCGTACGGTCCTGCACGTGGCGAAGGGGGCCGGCGCGCTGGCGGCCGAGGTGGGGCTGAGCCCGGAGGAGGTGACCGGCCGCCTGGAGAGCGGCAAGGCCAGGCTCCTCGCCGCCCGGGAGCGCCGGGTGCCACCCCACCGGGACGAGAAGGTCCTCACCGGGTGGAACGGGCTCATGATCCGGGCGCTGGCGCAGGCGGCCCGCACCCTGGGCGATCCGTCTTACGCCGGCGCCGCCCGCCGCGCCGCCGACTTCGTGCTCGGCACCCTCACGGCGCCCGACGGCTCGCTCCTGCGCCGCTACCGGGACGGCCACGGGGCCGACATTCCCGGCACCCTGGAGGACCACGCCTTCCTTGCCGAGGGGCTGCTGGAGCTCTACCAGGCCACCTTCGCGCACGAGTACCTGGAGGCGGCCGTCCGGCTGGCGCACGCCATGCTCGACCGGTTCTGGGAGCCCGGCGCCGGCTTCTTCCTGACCGGCCCGGGTGCCGGCGACCTCATCGACCGGCCCCGGGAGTTCACGGACGGCGCCACGCCCTCGCCGGCCAGCGTGGCGACCCGCGTGCTCCTCCGCCTCTACCCGTACACCGGTGACGAGCGCTTCCGGCAGGTGGCGGAGCAGAACCTGCGCCTGCACCGGGTCGCCATGGAACGGATCCCGGCCGGCATGGCCTCGCTCCTTGCCGCTCTCGACCTCTTCCTCAGCGGCGCCGTCGAGGTCACGGTCGTCGCCCCGCCGGGCGACCCGACCGCCGCCGAGTGGCTCCGCCGGATCGGGCAGCTCTACCTGCCCGACCTCGTGCTCGAGCGCATGGCACCCGGAGAGCCGGACGATCGCCCGTTGCGCCAGGGCAAGTCGGCGAAGGGCGGGCGGGCCACCCTCTACGTGTGCCGCAACTTCACGTGCTCGCCGCCGGCGACCGCGTGGGCCGAGGCCGAGCGCTGGCTCCTGGCGCGACCTTGA
- a CDS encoding DNA polymerase Y family protein: MSDPVIALLDANAFYASVAVAVEPSLRGRPVVVAGDPHTRHGIVLSASYEARRLARGKVRAGMPLAQALRLLPRDVVVVPPDYRLYTDYSRRMFAIMRRFTPVVEVASIDEGWMDWTGCLHFHGGDPVRMALALKAAIRKELGILVSVGVAWSRVTAKMAAELEKPDGLTVLAPPDWPVRVWPLPVGELYGVGPRTVPKLEQMGIRTIGDLAGADPAVLRRRFGAFGEYMRAAALGQDGGRVDPQAGDEVKSISHSLTLPADAGDWVEQKAVLLSLADQVGRRLRKSGLMGRTVTLTIRDGRFRTITRARTLPRPTDLTEEIYGAAARLLEAHWPDGRPVRLLGVGVSQLVPAAEAYGQLTLFDEPDRVVRRRRADLAADALRDRFGEEAVMRGGQLLSRRGRRLLDKRAHGTSLQKDALRRHDDG, translated from the coding sequence ATGAGCGACCCCGTCATCGCCCTCCTGGACGCCAACGCCTTTTACGCCAGCGTGGCCGTGGCGGTGGAGCCCTCCCTGCGCGGGCGACCCGTGGTGGTGGCGGGGGATCCGCACACCCGGCACGGCATCGTCCTGTCCGCGAGCTACGAGGCCCGCCGGCTCGCCCGGGGGAAGGTCCGGGCGGGCATGCCCCTCGCTCAGGCCTTGCGGCTCCTGCCGCGGGACGTGGTCGTGGTGCCGCCCGACTACCGGCTCTACACCGACTACTCCCGCCGCATGTTCGCGATCATGCGCAGGTTCACCCCCGTCGTGGAGGTGGCCTCCATCGACGAAGGGTGGATGGACTGGACCGGCTGCCTGCACTTCCACGGCGGCGACCCGGTGCGCATGGCGCTGGCCCTGAAGGCCGCCATCCGGAAGGAACTGGGCATCCTCGTCTCCGTGGGAGTGGCCTGGTCCCGGGTGACGGCCAAGATGGCGGCGGAGCTCGAGAAGCCCGACGGCCTCACGGTGCTCGCCCCTCCGGACTGGCCGGTCCGGGTCTGGCCGCTGCCGGTGGGAGAGCTGTACGGGGTCGGGCCCCGCACCGTGCCCAAGCTGGAGCAGATGGGCATCCGGACGATCGGCGACCTGGCCGGGGCAGACCCGGCGGTGCTGCGCCGGCGCTTCGGCGCCTTCGGCGAGTACATGCGCGCGGCCGCCCTGGGGCAGGACGGGGGACGGGTCGATCCCCAGGCGGGGGACGAGGTCAAGTCCATCAGTCACTCGCTGACCCTCCCCGCCGATGCGGGCGACTGGGTGGAGCAGAAGGCCGTGCTGCTCTCCCTGGCGGACCAGGTCGGCCGCCGGCTCCGCAAGTCCGGCCTCATGGGGCGCACGGTCACCCTCACGATCCGCGACGGCCGCTTCCGGACCATCACGCGGGCCCGCACGCTGCCGCGCCCCACCGACTTGACCGAGGAGATCTACGGCGCTGCCGCCCGGCTCCTGGAGGCGCACTGGCCGGATGGGCGGCCGGTCCGCCTGCTGGGGGTGGGCGTGTCGCAGCTGGTGCCGGCCGCGGAGGCGTACGGGCAGCTCACCCTCTTCGACGAGCCCGACCGGGTCGTGCGTCGCCGCCGGGCCGACCTGGCGGCCGACGCCCTGCGGGACCGCTTCGGCGAGGAGGCCGTCATGCGGGGCGGTCAGCTCCTCAGCCGGCGGGGCCGGCGCCTGCTGGACAAGCGAGCCCACGGGACCAGCCTGCAGAAGGATGCGCTGCGCCGGCACGATGACGGCTGA
- a CDS encoding GerMN domain-containing protein — protein sequence MSAGRSGEGSPEPRVRAAPAGALLLLALVLAAAPAGGWWLGGQVRLDPKPLVAYFLSPEGLVAVPLRAPTPADEGAAARLAFQALCNGPAALGRPRLFSAVPLGCRVHRAWREGDTLHVAFSPGFDVVPGVPAANAWDGQMEMTAAQFPGIRHLQFWVDGRKLGGTGMPMPVDGRPNGLRLAPAGRR from the coding sequence GTGTCCGCAGGGCGGAGCGGTGAGGGGTCTCCGGAGCCACGCGTGCGGGCAGCGCCGGCCGGCGCGCTCCTGCTCCTGGCCCTCGTGCTGGCCGCGGCCCCCGCGGGCGGTTGGTGGCTGGGCGGGCAGGTCCGGCTGGACCCGAAGCCGCTCGTCGCCTACTTCCTGAGCCCGGAGGGCCTGGTCGCCGTACCTCTCCGGGCCCCGACCCCGGCCGACGAGGGCGCCGCAGCGCGACTCGCCTTCCAGGCGCTGTGCAACGGACCTGCCGCTCTGGGCAGGCCCCGGCTCTTCTCCGCCGTTCCCCTCGGCTGCCGGGTCCACCGGGCCTGGCGGGAAGGAGACACCCTCCACGTGGCGTTCTCTCCGGGCTTCGACGTCGTGCCCGGCGTTCCCGCGGCGAACGCGTGGGACGGCCAGATGGAGATGACCGCCGCGCAGTTCCCGGGAATCCGCCACCTGCAGTTCTGGGTGGACGGGCGAAAGCTCGGCGGCACGGGCATGCCGATGCCGGTCGATGGCCGCCCGAACGGGTTGCGACTGGCGCCGGCCGGCCGGCGCTAG
- the recO gene encoding DNA repair protein RecO: MAEYNVEAIVVRVKAFGEADRLVHLLTREAGKLRVVARGARRPKSRFTPAMQLFTHCQVQCYRGRTLDGVRQVQILESFRALREDLERMAHATYACEMADELVLERQPAEAVFSLLLELLRTLASPDSVPGPALAAFQLQLLALSGFRPELGQCVACGSPVTGAHVRLSPAEGGILCERCAAGAGPVLRVARGALEAMRFLQGAGVGRAGVLRLQEGLWEQVRRAIEEFVEFRLERRLRSRAFLDPGWRS, from the coding sequence ATGGCGGAGTACAACGTCGAGGCCATCGTGGTGCGGGTGAAGGCGTTCGGCGAGGCCGACCGCCTGGTCCACCTCCTGACCCGGGAGGCGGGCAAGCTCCGGGTGGTCGCCCGCGGGGCCCGCCGGCCCAAGAGCCGGTTCACCCCCGCCATGCAGCTCTTCACCCACTGCCAGGTGCAGTGCTATCGCGGCCGGACCCTCGACGGAGTGCGGCAGGTGCAGATCCTCGAGTCCTTCCGGGCGCTGCGCGAGGACCTGGAGCGCATGGCCCACGCCACGTACGCGTGCGAGATGGCGGACGAGCTGGTGCTGGAGCGCCAGCCGGCGGAGGCGGTGTTCTCCCTCCTGCTCGAACTGCTGCGCACGCTCGCCTCCCCGGACAGCGTTCCCGGGCCTGCCCTGGCGGCCTTCCAGCTGCAGCTTCTCGCCCTGTCCGGCTTCCGGCCGGAGCTCGGGCAGTGCGTCGCCTGCGGCAGCCCCGTGACCGGGGCCCATGTCCGGCTGAGCCCCGCTGAGGGGGGCATCCTCTGTGAGCGGTGCGCCGCGGGGGCGGGCCCCGTCCTCCGGGTGGCACGGGGGGCCCTGGAAGCCATGCGCTTCCTCCAGGGCGCCGGCGTCGGCCGCGCCGGCGTGCTGCGCCTGCAGGAAGGGTTGTGGGAGCAGGTTCGCCGCGCGATCGAGGAGTTCGTCGAGTTCCGCCTCGAACGCCGGCTGCGCTCGCGGGCGTTCCTCGATCCCGGCTGGCGGTCCTAG
- the mgtE gene encoding magnesium transporter: MSTRDVRVLEGPEKLRMLLERGNGELAAFLREQHPVDLADMVEELPDDLLVAVFERLGPEQSALVLGELDREARARIVRLLGKERVGDIVEAMDTDDAADLLGELSPEQAGQILGELQAEEAAEVRELLHYEPDTAGGIMTTEYVAVNQGMTAQEAIEHLRQRAPDAETVYYVYVVDDDEHLLGVLSLRDLIVAPPETPLKHIMRTKVVSVFHDQDQEEVARIVSRYDLLAVPVIDHQRRLLGVVTVDDVIDVLEEEATEDALRAAAVSPGEEGGDLRGGVWRLARPRLPWLLALLFMEFLAGSVIDRFRGGFDGVTLALLSVFIPIMAGEAGNGATQALAVVVRGLATGEIAEREVLAVVWREARVGLLAGLITGVVLFGVTTLWKGDLRLGLVVGLALALNLPVAKMLGGLFPIVIHRLGIDPAVASGPFITTVTDFTSMLTYFTVAALLLTQLG, translated from the coding sequence TTGAGCACCCGCGACGTCCGGGTCCTGGAAGGGCCCGAGAAGCTGCGCATGCTCCTGGAGCGGGGGAACGGGGAGCTGGCCGCCTTCCTGCGCGAGCAGCACCCCGTCGACCTCGCGGACATGGTCGAGGAGCTTCCCGACGACCTGCTCGTGGCCGTGTTCGAGCGGCTGGGGCCCGAGCAGTCGGCGCTGGTCCTGGGCGAGCTCGATCGGGAAGCACGGGCCCGGATCGTGCGGCTCCTGGGCAAGGAGCGCGTCGGAGACATCGTCGAGGCGATGGACACCGACGACGCGGCCGACCTCCTCGGTGAACTGAGCCCGGAGCAAGCGGGCCAGATCCTCGGCGAGCTGCAGGCGGAGGAGGCCGCCGAGGTCCGGGAGCTCCTGCACTACGAACCGGACACCGCCGGCGGCATCATGACCACGGAGTACGTGGCCGTGAACCAGGGGATGACCGCCCAGGAGGCCATCGAGCACCTCCGCCAGCGGGCACCCGACGCCGAGACGGTGTACTACGTCTACGTGGTGGACGACGACGAGCACCTGCTCGGCGTCCTCTCCCTGCGCGACCTGATCGTGGCGCCGCCCGAGACACCCCTCAAGCACATCATGCGGACCAAGGTGGTCTCGGTCTTTCACGATCAGGACCAGGAGGAGGTGGCCCGCATCGTCTCCCGCTACGACCTCCTGGCCGTGCCCGTGATCGACCACCAGCGGCGCCTCCTGGGGGTCGTGACGGTGGACGACGTCATCGACGTCCTGGAGGAGGAGGCCACCGAGGACGCGCTGCGGGCGGCCGCCGTGAGCCCCGGTGAGGAGGGGGGCGACCTGCGGGGCGGGGTCTGGCGCCTGGCCCGGCCTCGTCTCCCCTGGCTCCTGGCGCTCCTCTTCATGGAGTTCCTGGCCGGTTCGGTGATCGACCGCTTCCGGGGCGGCTTCGACGGCGTGACGCTGGCGCTCCTGTCCGTGTTCATCCCGATCATGGCCGGCGAGGCCGGCAACGGGGCGACCCAAGCCCTGGCGGTGGTGGTGCGCGGGCTGGCGACAGGGGAGATCGCAGAGCGGGAGGTCCTGGCCGTGGTGTGGCGAGAAGCCCGGGTGGGTCTCCTCGCCGGCCTGATCACGGGGGTCGTTCTCTTCGGGGTCACGACCCTGTGGAAGGGCGACCTCCGCCTGGGCCTGGTGGTGGGGCTGGCCCTCGCCCTGAACCTGCCCGTGGCCAAGATGCTCGGGGGGCTCTTCCCCATCGTCATTCACCGCCTCGGCATCGACCCCGCCGTCGCCTCCGGTCCCTTCATCACCACGGTGACCGATTTCACCTCGATGCTCACCTACTTCACGGTGGCCGCCCTGCTGCTCACGCAGCTGGGGTGA